The following coding sequences lie in one Aspergillus puulaauensis MK2 DNA, chromosome 3, nearly complete sequence genomic window:
- a CDS encoding uncharacterized protein (COG:K;~EggNog:ENOG410PMQS;~antiSMASH:Cluster_3.12), producing the protein MHDRLVHLERLVMSVMPDSAATNTDSGVQRSVPTTTGKTTGDTPIDEQSECGSMRISASELQYVGGDHWVAILGGIADLKEHIEREEQLRLADSPGRTEDSVRDSSLPSRDGAFLLYGRYRPESRDAILAALPPRYAVDRYISRYFNYLDLVSSATVHGPVFLREASLKLPMEGPSADDL; encoded by the exons ATGCACGACCGTCTAGTTCATCTGGAGCGTCTTGTTATGTCTGTGATGCCCGATTCGGCTGCAACCAATACCGACTCTGGTGTGCAGCGATCGGTGCCAACCACGACGGGCAAAACGACGGGCGATACCCCGATAGATGAGCAGTCCGAATGTGGAAGCATGCGAATCAGTGCTTCGGAGCTCCAGTATGTCGGAGGTGACCACTGGGTTGCCATCTTGGGCGGCATAGCCGATCTGAAAGAGCATATCGAACGGGAGGAACAATTGCGACTGGCTGACAGTCCAGGCCGGACCGAGGACAGTGTCAGAGACTCAAGTCTACCGAGCCGGGATGGCGCATTCCTGTTGTATGGGCGTTACCGTCCAGAATCTCGAGATGCAATTCTCGCGGCGCTGCCTCCCAGATACGCCGTGGATCGCTACATCTCGCGCTACTTCAACTACCTGGATCTCGTCTCATCCG CCACTGTCCATGGGCCCGTTTTCCTGCGCGAGGCAAGCCTTAAACTTCCCATGGAAGGTCCCAGTGCTGATGATCTGTAG
- a CDS encoding MFS transporter (COG:G;~EggNog:ENOG410PK58;~InterPro:IPR020846,IPR011701,IPR036259;~PFAM:PF07690;~SMCOG1005:Drug resistance transporter, EmrB/QacA;~TransMembrane:12 (i36-60o72-93i105-123o129-152i164-187o193-213i270-289o309-328i349-370o376-396i403-425o445-465i);~antiSMASH:Cluster_3.12;~go_function: GO:0022857 - transmembrane transporter activity [Evidence IEA];~go_process: GO:0055085 - transmembrane transport [Evidence IEA]), with protein MTLEQPEKTSLEDGIVDWDGEDDRANPRNWPKSKRWAHVVVVSILALITNMAPTMCAPGISAIEADLNITSSVASTLAVTLYVLGIAIGPMFTSPLSEVYGRTPVYHAASLVFVAFIIGNALSQNVAQFLVFRFLSGSAGGTPMALGGGTIADITTIETRAVAMALFSMGPLAGPVLGPVIGGFVAAGPGWRWTFWLLAILGGVAGVTALVILRETHPKIILEHKAARLRARTGRLDLRSRLVSDDSLSPVQVLLQVLIRPTMLLFRSPILFVISLYVALVFGVMYLLFTTFPSVFEGQYGFTTSISGLVYLGLGIALVASMLLFTTLHGRVQAARMKADGVQQPRPEYRLLLMIWFSPFVGLGLILYGWTVYYQVHWIVPIIGTVFMGFGSFFVIMPSQLYLVDVFGSRAAASALGANNLLRYISSTFLPLAGPSMYRSLNYSWGNTLLGLLALAFVPGPLLFYRYGERLRAKSVAPRAV; from the exons ATGACTCTAGAACAACCAGAGAAAACCAGCCTGGAAGACGGAATTGTCGACTgggacggcgaagatgacCGTGCTAATCCTCGCAACTGGCCAAAGTCCAAGAGGTGGGCGCACGTAGTCGTCGTCTCCATCCTGGCTCTTATCAC GAACATGGCACCCACAATGTGTGCTCCCGGCATCAGCGCAATCGAGGCCGACTTGAACATCACCTCCAGTGTTGCCAGTACCCTCGCTGTCACTCTATATGTATTGGGGATTGCTATTGGCCCTATGTTCACGTCACCTCTCAGCGAAGTCTACGGGCGGACGCCTGTTTATCACGCCGCTAGTCTCGTCTTTGTCGCCTTCATCATTGGCAATGCGCTGAGCCAGAACGTCGCCCAattcctcgtcttccgcttcctctctGGGAGTGCTGGTGGTACTCCAATGGCTCTTGGTGGTGGGACCATCGCCGACATTACAACTATTGAGACGCGGGCTGTAGCAATGGCGTTATTCAGTATGGGGCCTCTGGCCGGACCA GTTCTCGGACCAGTCATCGGGGGCTTTGTCGCAGCAGGACCAGGCTGGCGTTGGACGTTCTGGTTGCTGGCAATCCTGGGGGGAGTCGCTGGAGTGACAGCGCTGGTAATCCTGCGCGAAACGCATCCAAAGATCATTCTCGAGCACAAGGCTGCCCGTCTCCGTGCGAGGACTGGCCGCTTGGATTTGCGTTCCAGGCTTGTCAGTGATGATTCACTCTCACCAGTCCAGGTCCTTCTTCAGGTCCTGATCCGCCCAACGATGCTCCTGTTCCGGTCGcccatcctcttcgtcataTCCCTTTACGTGGCATTGGTGTTTGGAGTAATGTACCTCCTCTTTACAACCTTTCCCAGCGTGTTTGAAGGCCAATACGGATTCACGACATCCATATCCGGGCTGGTTTACCTGGGCCTGGGGATTGCCTTGGTCGCTAGCATGCTCCTCTTCACCACTCTACATGGCCGTGTACAGGCAGCGCGGATGAAAGCTGACGGGGTGCAACAGCCTCGACCTGAATATAGACTACTCTTAATGATTTGGTTCAGTCCGTTTGTCGGGCTTGGGTTGATCCTATACGGCTGGACAGTGTACTATCAGGTTCATTGGATCGTGCCTATCATCGGCACAGTCTTCATGGGATTTGGATCCTTTTTTGTCATT ATGCCCTCGCAGCTCTACCTGGTTGATGTGTTTGGGTCCCGAGCAGCGGCCTCTGCTCTGGGCGCCAACAACCTTCTCCGTTACATCTCGAGCACATTCTTGCCTCTTGCAGGCCCTTCCATGTACCGAAGCCTAAATTATAGCTGGGGGAATACGTTGTTAGGACTGCTGGCCCTCGCGTTTGTTCCAGGGCCCCTGCTCTTCTATCGGTACGGCGAGCGTCTCCGCGCCAAGTCGGTCGCTCCACGCGCGGTATAA